DNA sequence from the Vibrio pelagius genome:
CTTCTCTTCTGCACGCTTCATGCCTTTCACAGCGCTTGCGATGATCGTATCAAGCGACAGACCTTTGTTTACGTGAAGAATAGGTGCAAAACGCACTTCAAGGTATTTCACGTTCTCAAGAGCTGCGTCTTCGTAAAGCTCGTAAGAGATACGCTCAATCGCTTCTTCAGTTTGCATTACTTTAAGCGGCAGAGAGAAACACGCTAGGTACTCATCTAGGTTCTTACAGTCTTCTGGCACAGTAAGAGACTCAACTACGGCATCACGGTCTGCAGGTAGCTCAATATCGTATTGCTTTGCAAGATCAATGATGGTGTCTGGACGAACGCTTCCGTCTAGGTGGCAGTGAAGATCAATCTTAGGGAGTGCTAGAAAGTTCATGAGTATTCCTTAGTTCTATTATTCTTGAGTAGTTAACTCATAGGTTATATGGGTCTAAATTACCAACTTCATGATATGATTGAAAGTGACATAAAATCATTTTTGATGTGAATCTGAGGAATATCATGGTTGATGTGAAGCGATTACTGAAATGCGATATGAATCTTTTGCTTTGCTTGCACGTTTTACTCGAAGAGCGCAGTGTAAGCAAGACCGCACAGCGCATGTTTTTGAGCCAATCCGCAGTGAGTAAACAACTGACAAAACTTCGTACTTTGTTTGATGATCCTTTGTTCGAACGTGAGTCTAAAGGTCTGTTTCCTACACCAAAAGCACTGGAAATAGCACCGAAAGTGCATCAAATATTACTTCAAGTTGAACAGCTTACAGTGCCTGAGGATTTTGACCCTCTTGGTAGTGATCGTACCTTTAACATTGATCTCGTCGAGACGGCCTACACTGCGATCTATCCCCAATTTATGCCCAACGCGCTAGCGCAAGCCCCCAACATCACCATAAACAGTACGACGTGGACAAGTGAAACCTACAAACGCCTGTTAAAGCGAGAGGTGGATTTCGGTATCGGTATTTTCGAGCTAGACGAGCGCGCCAGCACGCACGTTCATAGTATTCCGTCTGATCTGAATTACGTCGAGCTACTTCAAGATTACTCAGTCTGTTTGATGCGTAAAGATCATCCAGCATTGAAGGAAGAGTGGAATCTAAACATCTTCCTCAAATATCGACACATTCAGTTGGTGACGGGTGGGGTAGGCGATTGGTTATTGTTAGAAATACTGCAAGCGAAGCAGCTTAAGATCAACAAGGCAGCCAACGTCTCTGATATATCGAGTGCGGTGAAACTCTGTAAGCAAAGCGATTTATTGATGTGTTATCCCTACAACTCGGTAAGAGACTACATTGAGAGTGGCGAACTGGTGATGAAACAGATACCGATCGAGTTGGTGCCGGGTGGTCTATTTCTCCTTTGGCACCGTTACTACGACTCTGAGCCAAGCCACAAATGGCTAAGAGAGCTGATCATCGAACAGACCCGATAGATGTTTTCGATCAAACGTCGAAGGCACTTGCCTGTTTGTTGTTCGAAATAACGTCTTAGTCTTCTACAGACCCGCAGCATTACGTTGGTCTCAGCAACCGACTTGCCCAAAAAAGGACAGAAAGCCGGAACTGGTAACAAGCTGATTTAATGAGAGTTCAGATAAAGAAGACTTGGTTGTTATACGGTGAACTATAAAAGGTGATTGACAGGGATAGAATGATCGTTCTACCCTATAGGTAAAACAAGTATTCTACCACCGTGAGTGCGTTGATCTATTTTCTCTGAAACCTATTGAGATTGCTCTATGTTGAAAGAACAAATTGCCGCAGCGCTTGAAGTTGCATTTAGCCAACACGGTTTTGCTGAACCAAGTGTTGCTCAATTGAAAACGGCTTGTGGCGTGAGCTTAAGAACCTTGTACAAACATTACCCTTCAAAAGAGGCGATGATTGTTGGAGCTCTTGAATATCGCCATCAGCGTTATCTGAGTCTGTTACGCGAAGAGGCACCGCAAAGCGCTAAAGAGTGTATCGAGCATGTATTTACGCGACTGCAAAATTGGATGGAAGAGTATGCACCACACGGTTGCTTGTCTATGAACGCGATTGCAGCGTTTCCTGACAATGAGTTGATTAACCAAGCTGTACTCGACCACAAACATGAAGTGCGAGCGCTACTAGGTCAGTTGAGTCACAACGACGCGTTATCTACTCCACTATTTCTATTGCATGAAGGCGTTTCAAATGCATGGCCTGTACTCGGTCAGGCAGCTGTCGCTTCTGCAAAAAGCACAGCTAAAACGCTGTTAATTGAGGATTCATTATGAGTTTTGATGTACCAGCAACGATGAAAGCCGTTGAAATGTTAGGCCATGGCGGAGAAGAGATGCTGCAATACCGAAAGGGTGTTGCGGTTCCAACGCCCGCGCCTAACGAAGTATTGATTAAAGTGATGGCGGCGGGCGTTAATAATACAGACATTAATACGCGCATTGGGTGGTACTCGAAGAGCGATAATTCTGATGATGCCAGTTGGTCTGGCGAGTCTTTGAAATTCCCGCGAATTCAAGGTGCGGATGTATGTGGTGTTATCGTTGCAGTGGGTGAACAAGTTGACACTTCTCGTATTGGTGAGCGTGTGATGATCGAACCATGTCTAACGGAAGTGTACGGTCGAGAACTCCCTCAGCCTTGGTACTTTGGTTCTGAGTGCGACGGCGGTTTTGCTGAATACACGAAGGTTGCGTCTAAGCATGCTTACGCGGTTCAAAGTGAGCTATCTGACATTGAACTTGCTTCATTTCCTTGTTCCTATTCAACCGCAGAGAACATGCTCACTCGCGCTCAAGTTGCTGAGGGTGATCGCGTGTTGATCTCGGGCGCTTCTGGTGGTGTAGGCTCTGCTGCGATTCAGCTTGCTAAGGCGCGTGGCGCGTATGTGATTGCGATGACCAGTCCGAGCAAGAATCAGCAACTGCTAGATCTCGGTGCCGATGAAGTGATTCCTCGAGATGCGAACCTTATTGAGACGCTTGGCGTAAATAGTGTCAATGTGGTGATTGATTTGGTGGCGGGAGAACTGTGGCCGCAGTTTTTGGAAGTGTTAAAACCAGGCAGTCGCTACGCCGTCTCAGGTGCTATCGGCGGTGCGATGGTAGAGTTAGATGTGCGCACACTTTATCTCAAAGACTTACGCTTCTTTGGTTGTACAGTGCTTGAGCCTGAAGTGTTCCAAAATCTGATTAATCGAATCGAAAAACAACAGATTCGCCCGATCGTGGCTCAGTCTTTCCCATTGGCTGATATTCATCAAGCACAGCAACAGTTCTTGAAGAAAAACCATGTCGGTAAGATTGTATTGGAAGTCGCGCAACGCTAAAGACAATCGACTAGCTTATTGGCCAGTCAGTGTTAACTTCCAGTCCCTAAGCGCTTTAATGTGTTTAGGGCCAATACCACAACAACCGCCGATAATGGTTGCGCCTAGCTGATACCAACGTTGCGCATAAACTAAATAGTCTGCAGGAGACAGCTCTCTTACACATTGAAGTGTATCGTTCGCCTCATGTTCGCTGCTGATCGGTGCAAAGTTATTTGCATATACACCAATCTCGATTGAGCTGTCTAACTTACTCAGTACCTGCTTAGTCTCTTTAATTGCTTGTTCCATCACCTCTGGAACTGAGCAGTTAAATAGCACAGCTGCTGCGCCGGACTGAGCCACAAGCCTGATAGCGTCGGTCACAGCTTGCCCTGATCGTAGCATTGCTGAAGAACCCGTCTCATCACTAAGGCTGAACGCGTAGTAGCAAGGTTTGTCTGACTCTTTCAATATATTATGAATAGCGCTGAACTCTTCTAAGCTGCATAACGTTTCGACTATCCATAGATCGACATACGGTGCTTGTGCATTGTACAAGGTTTGCACGATAGGTTTTGCTTGCTCAGCTTTGAATAGATCAGGTCGGTAGCTACCAAATGGTGGTGGGATAGCACCGGCAACTGTCACAGAGTGATTTGCAGATTTCGCGACTGAGTATGCCAGTTTTCCAGATAGCTCTGCGAGGTTAAAACCTTGCTCAGAAAAACGTTGCTCACCAAGGTGGAAGGGAACACATGCATAGCTGTTGGTGATGATCAGCTCAGCACCTGCATCGATAAAGTGTTGATGGGCTTGGGTGACAAATTGTGGAGCTTCGATAAGTGCTTGAGCGCTCCACAGTGGCTGTGAAAACGGAGCGCCAATCTCTTTGAGCTCTCTGCCCATACCACCGTCCAATATTGTGAGTCTGTTCAAAGTAATACCCATATCCGTGACAGAAAGACTAGCGACAACCATATCAGACGCGAAGGATTAAGACTACGTTGCTGTGATGTTCCACTTTAACTTTGAGTATCGCTCATGAGTGAATCGGATGACCTGAAATTACAAAGGTTGTTTGACTCTTCGTCTCTTCGCGGCTTGAAGCATAGTGTAGGGCGACAGACCCATCACTAACATGGTGCCTATGATGACAAATACTGAACCAAAGATAGTATTGATGCCGATGTGTTCATCGAGAAATAGGTGTCCCCACAAAATACCAAATACTGGCACCAAGAAGGTAACTGAAAGTGCAGGTGACGGACCCAGTTCATTCACTAGGTTGAAATAGAGTAGGTAGGCTAAGCCAGTACAGACTGCACCTAATAATATCACTGATGTGGCAATGGTTAAGTCGGGGGCTTCTCTTACAGGAATAAAGAAAACAAACGGCAAAACTAATAGCACCGAGGCCCACATGCTTCCGTGAGCATTGCTGAATGCCTCCACTTTTGGGGCTATTTTGGTGTAGTTAGAGGCGATGCCATAACTGAGTGCGGCACCCACAGCAGCTCCAATTGGTAAAATCGCTTCACGGCCAATGTTGATCGCATCCCACCCAACCAGAATCCCAACGCCTGCGACGCCAAGTCCAAGCCCTAAAATTAAGCGACTATCGAGTGGGGTCTTGGTCCAAATCGCTCCGATAATTGCTGCCCAAATGGGTGCTG
Encoded proteins:
- a CDS encoding TetR/AcrR family transcriptional regulator, with product MLKEQIAAALEVAFSQHGFAEPSVAQLKTACGVSLRTLYKHYPSKEAMIVGALEYRHQRYLSLLREEAPQSAKECIEHVFTRLQNWMEEYAPHGCLSMNAIAAFPDNELINQAVLDHKHEVRALLGQLSHNDALSTPLFLLHEGVSNAWPVLGQAAVASAKSTAKTLLIEDSL
- a CDS encoding homocysteine S-methyltransferase family protein; translation: MNRLTILDGGMGRELKEIGAPFSQPLWSAQALIEAPQFVTQAHQHFIDAGAELIITNSYACVPFHLGEQRFSEQGFNLAELSGKLAYSVAKSANHSVTVAGAIPPPFGSYRPDLFKAEQAKPIVQTLYNAQAPYVDLWIVETLCSLEEFSAIHNILKESDKPCYYAFSLSDETGSSAMLRSGQAVTDAIRLVAQSGAAAVLFNCSVPEVMEQAIKETKQVLSKLDSSIEIGVYANNFAPISSEHEANDTLQCVRELSPADYLVYAQRWYQLGATIIGGCCGIGPKHIKALRDWKLTLTGQ
- a CDS encoding LysR family transcriptional regulator → MVDVKRLLKCDMNLLLCLHVLLEERSVSKTAQRMFLSQSAVSKQLTKLRTLFDDPLFERESKGLFPTPKALEIAPKVHQILLQVEQLTVPEDFDPLGSDRTFNIDLVETAYTAIYPQFMPNALAQAPNITINSTTWTSETYKRLLKREVDFGIGIFELDERASTHVHSIPSDLNYVELLQDYSVCLMRKDHPALKEEWNLNIFLKYRHIQLVTGGVGDWLLLEILQAKQLKINKAANVSDISSAVKLCKQSDLLMCYPYNSVRDYIESGELVMKQIPIELVPGGLFLLWHRYYDSEPSHKWLRELIIEQTR
- a CDS encoding alcohol dehydrogenase family protein is translated as MSFDVPATMKAVEMLGHGGEEMLQYRKGVAVPTPAPNEVLIKVMAAGVNNTDINTRIGWYSKSDNSDDASWSGESLKFPRIQGADVCGVIVAVGEQVDTSRIGERVMIEPCLTEVYGRELPQPWYFGSECDGGFAEYTKVASKHAYAVQSELSDIELASFPCSYSTAENMLTRAQVAEGDRVLISGASGGVGSAAIQLAKARGAYVIAMTSPSKNQQLLDLGADEVIPRDANLIETLGVNSVNVVIDLVAGELWPQFLEVLKPGSRYAVSGAIGGAMVELDVRTLYLKDLRFFGCTVLEPEVFQNLINRIEKQQIRPIVAQSFPLADIHQAQQQFLKKNHVGKIVLEVAQR
- a CDS encoding DMT family transporter, which gives rise to MRIAATPLGPAMLIEARVLFAALTLLLVSIYLKKTLKFTAHTRHFFILGLFNTALPFLLFAYAAQTLNASTLSILNSTAPIWAAIIGAIWTKTPLDSRLILGLGLGVAGVGILVGWDAINIGREAILPIGAAVGAALSYGIASNYTKIAPKVEAFSNAHGSMWASVLLVLPFVFFIPVREAPDLTIATSVILLGAVCTGLAYLLYFNLVNELGPSPALSVTFLVPVFGILWGHLFLDEHIGINTIFGSVFVIIGTMLVMGLSPYTMLQAAKRRRVKQPL